The proteins below are encoded in one region of Streptomyces marianii:
- a CDS encoding SIS domain-containing protein, with translation MSHVGQELASQPECWTRAAELAATQGGALPAAGERVAFVGCGTSLFMSQAAAALREGAGQGESDAFAASEFPAGRSYDRVVALTRSGTTTEVLELLGRLRGRTRTTAVTADPTTPVMAAADETVVLDFADERSVVQTRFATTALTLLRAGSGLHTDAVADDCRVALAEPLPEGLTASTQFTFLGRGWTVGLANEAALKVREASASWAEAYPAMEYRHGPISVTTRGTATWMIGDAPAGLADEVRATGGRWVAGGLDPLAELVRAQRLAVAVAESRGLDPDSPRHLTRSVILSGA, from the coding sequence ATGAGCCATGTCGGGCAGGAGTTGGCGAGCCAGCCGGAGTGCTGGACCAGGGCGGCGGAGCTCGCCGCGACCCAGGGCGGGGCGCTCCCGGCCGCCGGCGAGCGGGTGGCGTTCGTCGGCTGCGGCACCTCCCTGTTCATGAGCCAGGCGGCCGCGGCCCTGCGGGAGGGCGCGGGACAAGGAGAGTCGGACGCGTTCGCCGCCTCCGAGTTCCCCGCCGGCCGCTCCTACGACCGGGTGGTCGCCCTCACCCGTTCGGGTACCACCACCGAGGTCCTCGAACTCCTCGGCCGGCTGCGCGGACGCACCCGTACCACCGCGGTCACCGCCGACCCGACCACGCCCGTCATGGCCGCGGCCGACGAGACCGTCGTCCTCGACTTCGCCGACGAGCGGTCCGTGGTCCAGACGCGTTTCGCGACCACCGCGCTCACCCTGCTGCGAGCCGGTTCCGGCCTGCACACCGACGCCGTGGCCGACGACTGCCGGGTCGCCCTCGCCGAACCGCTCCCCGAAGGGCTCACGGCCAGTACGCAGTTCACCTTCCTGGGCCGCGGCTGGACCGTCGGCCTCGCCAACGAGGCCGCGCTCAAGGTGCGCGAGGCGTCGGCGTCCTGGGCCGAGGCGTATCCGGCCATGGAGTACCGGCACGGCCCCATCAGCGTCACCACCCGCGGCACCGCCACCTGGATGATCGGCGACGCGCCCGCCGGGCTCGCCGACGAGGTGCGCGCCACCGGAGGGAGATGGGTCGCCGGCGGCCTGGACCCGCTCGCCGAACTGGTCCGCGCCCAGCGGCTCGCGGTCGCCGTCGCCGAGTCACGGGGCCTGGACCCGGACAGCCCCCGCCATCTGACCCGTTCCGTCATCCTCTCCGGAGCGTGA
- a CDS encoding class II fructose-bisphosphate aldolase, which translates to MPLAETGTLVAAAAVERRAVAAFNIITLEHAEAVITGAEAAGSPVVLQISENAVKYRYGRVRPLARAAAEAAAEAGVPVALHLDHVTSDRLLRQAVDAGFSSVMYDAAHLPYTENLAATRSATEWAHGSGLWIEAELGEVGGKEGAPPLDAHAPGARTDPEEARAFVEGTGVDALAVAIGSSHAMTARTASLDHGLLARLAGTLEVPLVLHGSSGVPDGELTAAVSGGIAKVNIGTALNLAMTSAIRDYLAANADAVDSRKYLSVGRRAMAETVTALIGVLRGAGEPVPVA; encoded by the coding sequence ATGCCGCTCGCCGAAACCGGAACGCTGGTCGCCGCGGCCGCTGTCGAGCGCCGTGCCGTCGCCGCCTTCAACATCATCACGCTGGAACACGCCGAAGCGGTCATCACCGGCGCGGAGGCCGCCGGGTCCCCGGTCGTCCTCCAGATCAGCGAGAACGCCGTGAAGTACCGCTACGGCAGGGTCCGTCCGCTGGCCAGGGCCGCCGCCGAGGCGGCGGCCGAGGCCGGCGTTCCCGTCGCCCTGCACCTCGACCACGTCACGAGCGACCGACTGCTCCGCCAGGCGGTCGACGCGGGGTTCAGCTCCGTGATGTACGACGCCGCGCATCTGCCGTACACGGAGAACCTCGCCGCTACCCGGTCCGCCACCGAGTGGGCACACGGCAGCGGCCTCTGGATCGAGGCCGAGCTGGGGGAGGTGGGCGGCAAGGAGGGCGCCCCGCCGCTGGACGCCCACGCTCCCGGGGCCCGTACCGATCCGGAAGAGGCACGCGCGTTCGTCGAGGGGACCGGGGTGGACGCACTCGCGGTCGCCATCGGCAGCTCGCACGCGATGACCGCCCGCACCGCCTCGCTGGACCACGGGCTCCTGGCCCGGCTCGCCGGGACCCTGGAGGTACCGCTCGTGCTGCACGGCTCGTCCGGCGTACCGGACGGGGAACTGACGGCCGCCGTGTCCGGTGGCATCGCCAAGGTCAACATCGGCACCGCCCTGAACCTCGCCATGACCTCCGCCATCCGGGACTACCTGGCCGCGAACGCCGACGCCGTGGACTCGCGGAAGTACCTGTCTGTCGGCCGCCGGGCGATGGCCGAGACGGTCACCGCGCTGATCGGTGTCCTGCGCGGCGCGGGAGAGCCCGTCCCCGTCGCCTGA
- a CDS encoding sensor domain-containing protein, protein MPHITPPALRRGGALALAGAAAAALLTGCTSSGDREGSSSPTGKPLAGPEKAGAGMAVLRGDTIRKALVTDSELRSYQAQEISPPNVRPKSDREECRPLADMTASGTARTPEAVDFASRSYVSTGTPGLTTTVSLFSYEGDDARRTFSDVRKALATCGAGFTTSGNSGGTSVKYVAVKEEEAPEGGDEAVSWRMTGTAQGSSMPMQITAVRQGRNVAVYFTLNLLDPKKADLPEDLHGRQTAKLAKAIESAGRS, encoded by the coding sequence ATGCCCCACATCACACCTCCGGCCCTCCGGCGGGGCGGCGCGCTCGCGCTCGCCGGCGCCGCGGCCGCCGCGCTGCTGACCGGCTGCACCTCCTCCGGTGACAGGGAGGGCTCCTCCTCCCCGACCGGAAAACCGCTCGCCGGACCCGAGAAGGCCGGTGCCGGCATGGCCGTGCTCCGCGGCGACACGATCAGGAAGGCTCTCGTCACCGATTCCGAGCTGCGTTCCTACCAGGCCCAGGAGATCAGCCCGCCGAACGTGCGGCCCAAGTCCGACCGGGAGGAGTGCCGGCCCCTCGCGGACATGACCGCGTCGGGTACGGCCCGTACGCCCGAGGCCGTCGACTTCGCCAGCCGCTCCTACGTCTCCACGGGGACGCCCGGCCTCACCACGACGGTCAGTCTCTTCTCGTACGAGGGCGACGACGCGCGGCGTACCTTCTCGGACGTCCGCAAGGCGCTCGCCACCTGCGGCGCCGGCTTCACCACCTCGGGGAACAGCGGCGGTACGTCGGTCAAGTACGTGGCCGTGAAGGAGGAGGAGGCGCCCGAGGGCGGCGACGAGGCCGTCTCCTGGAGGATGACCGGCACCGCACAGGGCTCCTCGATGCCCATGCAGATCACCGCCGTGCGGCAGGGGCGCAACGTGGCGGTGTACTTCACGCTCAACCTGCTCGACCCGAAGAAGGCCGACCTTCCCGAGGACCTGCACGGCCGTCAGACCGCCAAGCTGGCGAAGGCGATCGAGTCGGCCGGCAGGTCCTGA
- a CDS encoding ATP-binding protein, whose amino-acid sequence MVGLLIAGGGGVAALALLTWALSLRRRLLAEQRVRARAEGLAAAREAEIAHLAAVRVPAIAERTRTGRLLDGVPGPAGSDAELGAAFARALAVVVTALGSDEAVRRERALRDSVQSAFESVARTMHAMATVQQQVLDHIERSIDDPRLMAEVMKADHAAAQMTRKAQTLLVMCGIWPARRESRPVSLYDCVRGAQSRIVEFGRVEVHGGQTLHVVPPAVEGLMHAVAELLENATVFSPSSTQVVVTVREVAAGAVVEIDDAGLGMPPDVLAQATAHLLDDPDLARLGAVPRLGLACAGRWGRELGFSVELTSASAYGGTRAVTFVPHRLLTEPPAHPAPLRREPAAEPRAPGHAPSRPATGEGEPHPRSDGPDPAVQGTAGPAAGLSGPGVPPSGVGPGVGQATGPVPPGGGPATGHPVPGGGPGSGPTVPGTTPHDEGPAPADGPVPPAGGLPRRRSRRGGREPGPERGTGQSRGAPSPPDPGPPWTPEAARASISGVVSGTRRGRAALESGTPTPRAADRGTDHPTDHEGGRQ is encoded by the coding sequence ATGGTCGGGCTGCTGATCGCGGGGGGTGGCGGGGTCGCCGCCCTGGCGCTGCTGACCTGGGCGTTGTCCCTGCGTCGAAGGCTGCTTGCCGAACAGCGGGTACGGGCGCGGGCGGAGGGGCTCGCGGCGGCACGCGAGGCCGAGATCGCCCATCTGGCCGCCGTCCGGGTCCCGGCCATCGCCGAACGGACGCGCACCGGCCGTCTCCTGGACGGGGTGCCCGGCCCCGCCGGCTCGGACGCCGAGCTGGGCGCCGCGTTCGCCCGGGCCCTGGCCGTCGTCGTCACCGCCCTCGGCTCCGACGAGGCCGTACGCCGGGAGCGGGCCCTGCGGGACTCGGTGCAGTCCGCCTTCGAGTCCGTCGCCCGCACCATGCACGCCATGGCGACCGTGCAGCAGCAGGTGCTGGACCACATCGAACGCTCCATCGACGACCCCCGGTTGATGGCCGAGGTGATGAAGGCCGACCATGCGGCCGCCCAGATGACCCGCAAGGCCCAGACCCTGCTCGTGATGTGCGGCATCTGGCCCGCGCGGCGGGAGAGCCGGCCCGTGTCCCTCTACGACTGCGTCCGCGGCGCCCAGTCGCGCATCGTGGAGTTCGGCCGGGTCGAGGTACACGGCGGCCAGACCCTCCACGTCGTACCGCCCGCCGTCGAGGGGCTGATGCACGCCGTCGCCGAACTCCTGGAGAACGCCACGGTGTTCTCCCCGTCCAGCACCCAGGTCGTGGTCACCGTCCGGGAGGTGGCCGCGGGGGCGGTCGTCGAGATCGACGACGCGGGCCTCGGCATGCCGCCGGACGTCCTGGCGCAGGCCACGGCACACCTCCTCGACGACCCGGATCTGGCCCGGCTCGGCGCGGTGCCGCGCCTCGGACTCGCCTGCGCCGGCCGCTGGGGCCGCGAGCTCGGGTTCAGCGTGGAGCTGACGTCCGCCTCCGCCTACGGCGGAACCCGCGCCGTCACGTTCGTACCCCACCGGCTGCTGACCGAGCCGCCGGCCCACCCCGCTCCGCTCCGCCGCGAGCCGGCGGCGGAACCGCGGGCACCCGGGCATGCGCCGTCGCGCCCGGCGACCGGCGAGGGGGAGCCGCACCCCCGGTCGGACGGCCCGGACCCGGCGGTCCAGGGCACGGCCGGCCCGGCAGCCGGCCTTTCGGGGCCGGGCGTTCCGCCGTCCGGTGTCGGGCCCGGTGTCGGGCAGGCAACCGGTCCCGTACCGCCCGGCGGCGGTCCGGCAACGGGCCACCCGGTCCCGGGCGGCGGTCCGGGGTCCGGACCCACGGTGCCCGGCACCACCCCGCACGACGAAGGTCCGGCGCCCGCCGACGGTCCGGTGCCCCCGGCCGGCGGACTGCCGCGGCGCCGCAGCAGGCGCGGCGGACGCGAACCGGGGCCCGAGCGGGGCACCGGACAGAGCCGCGGCGCGCCGTCGCCTCCGGACCCCGGCCCCCCTTGGACCCCCGAGGCGGCCCGCGCCTCGATCTCGGGCGTGGTGTCCGGGACACGCCGGGGCCGCGCCGCCCTGGAAAGCGGCACGCCGACACCCCGCGCGGCCGATCGCGGAACCGACCACCCAACCGACCACGAGGGAGGCCGCCAGTGA
- a CDS encoding roadblock/LC7 domain-containing protein — MTGAVTRLPDLGWMLRPLTDVPGVRHAVVVSEDGLRLGHASAEALTGPVALLGVPEAESLAAACAAMTMTGRSTAALLFGGGAGVRQLMLESEHGFVLFTHAGAGAHLAVATGTDADVGLVAQQMQVLVARIGTHLSTGPRDPADPPS, encoded by the coding sequence GTGACCGGAGCCGTGACCAGGCTGCCCGACCTCGGATGGATGCTGCGCCCGCTGACCGACGTCCCCGGAGTGCGACACGCCGTGGTGGTGTCCGAGGACGGGCTGCGGCTCGGCCACGCGTCCGCCGAGGCCCTCACCGGACCGGTCGCCCTGCTCGGCGTCCCGGAGGCCGAGTCGCTCGCCGCGGCGTGCGCCGCGATGACGATGACCGGCCGCTCCACGGCCGCACTGCTGTTCGGCGGCGGTGCCGGGGTGCGCCAGCTGATGCTGGAGTCGGAGCACGGCTTCGTCCTGTTCACCCACGCCGGGGCAGGCGCCCACCTCGCCGTCGCCACCGGCACCGACGCCGATGTCGGCCTGGTGGCCCAGCAGATGCAGGTGCTGGTGGCGAGGATCGGTACCCATCTGAGCACCGGGCCGCGGGATCCGGCGGACCCGCCGTCATGA
- a CDS encoding DUF742 domain-containing protein codes for MTDDREGRTTTRAVRPYVITGGRAAAAGAPLSWETLVTATGTAAPETLQPEYRMILTHCQGLLSVAEVAAHLGQPPSVVQVLLADLLDWGLILSRPPVPRAERTDVTTLRKVLHGLESRL; via the coding sequence ATGACGGACGACCGGGAGGGCCGGACCACCACCCGTGCGGTGCGCCCCTACGTGATCACCGGCGGCCGCGCGGCCGCCGCCGGCGCGCCGCTGTCCTGGGAGACGCTGGTGACGGCCACGGGCACCGCAGCGCCGGAGACCCTCCAGCCCGAGTACCGCATGATCCTGACGCACTGCCAGGGGCTGCTGTCCGTCGCCGAGGTGGCGGCCCACCTGGGCCAGCCGCCGTCGGTGGTGCAGGTGCTGCTCGCCGACCTCCTCGACTGGGGGCTCATCCTGTCCCGTCCGCCGGTGCCCCGCGCCGAACGCACCGACGTGACCACGCTGAGAAAGGTGCTCCATGGCCTCGAAAGCCGCCTCTGA
- a CDS encoding GTP-binding protein, whose amino-acid sequence MASKAASDALAGSAGAPATRPPGGAAAASGPYPGTEPGGKYLAPGVAGAAKILVVGPLGVGKTTLIGTVSEIRPLSTEALMTRAGARVDTLGGRTKTTTTVALDFGRITLDGDLVLYLFGTPGQQRFLPAWRDLAKGALGALALVDTRDPAASFDALGNLEDLDLPFAVAVNAFPGSPEHSEDDLRVALDLLPSTPLVSCDARDSRSSVLALIALVRHLVHAATESS is encoded by the coding sequence ATGGCCTCGAAAGCCGCCTCTGACGCCTTGGCCGGCAGCGCCGGGGCACCGGCGACGCGGCCGCCAGGGGGAGCGGCGGCCGCCTCCGGGCCGTACCCGGGGACGGAACCGGGTGGGAAGTACCTCGCACCGGGCGTCGCGGGCGCGGCCAAGATCCTCGTCGTCGGCCCGCTCGGAGTGGGCAAGACGACGCTCATCGGAACCGTGTCCGAGATCCGGCCGCTGTCCACGGAGGCACTGATGACCCGGGCCGGCGCCCGCGTCGACACCCTGGGCGGGCGTACCAAGACGACCACGACCGTCGCCCTCGACTTCGGCCGGATCACGCTCGACGGCGACCTCGTGCTCTACCTCTTCGGCACCCCGGGGCAGCAGCGGTTCCTGCCGGCCTGGCGGGATCTGGCCAAAGGCGCGCTCGGCGCCCTCGCCCTCGTCGACACCCGCGATCCGGCGGCGTCCTTCGACGCCTTGGGCAATCTGGAGGACCTCGACCTTCCGTTCGCCGTGGCCGTCAACGCCTTCCCCGGCAGCCCGGAGCACTCCGAGGACGATCTGCGCGTCGCGCTCGACCTGCTGCCCAGCACCCCGCTCGTCAGCTGCGACGCCCGCGACTCGCGCTCCTCGGTGCTGGCCCTGATCGCGCTCGTACGCCATCTCGTCCACGCCGCCACGGAATCCTCGTGA
- a CDS encoding cytochrome P450 → MTTPHGYSPPPSGIGGRRPTATALYGPHLDGDAMPALYEELRRNHGPVAPVTVAPGIEAWLVLGHRELLRLTRDEQDFSHDPRRWSLLREGRVPRDSPILPFVGWRPALLFADGQQHRRMRAAVSDALAGIDGHELRRGVRSAAEELIASFAERREADLVPHYAHRLPLQVITGLLGLDARTGSRLVHAISGLAAATADSGRASRRINAILLALIDRKRTRPGDDITSALLHHPARLTDEEVLHNLVVMFVAGHQTTVNWIATTLRVLLCDPALRSSLTGGHLSVDDALDLVLWRFPPTQNFPARYATRDLRFGGQSIRAGDMLILGLAAANADPAVLPPGGPVTGNRSHLAFGAGPHTCPAQDPARLITRTAVDTVRHRLPDMELAVDESELAWVSSPWSKGLAALPVRFTDPQLPRTPRPGEPGRTARPGHPAAPQTGEAR, encoded by the coding sequence ATGACCACCCCGCACGGCTACTCGCCGCCGCCCTCCGGCATCGGCGGACGGCGCCCCACCGCCACCGCGTTGTACGGGCCGCACCTCGACGGCGACGCCATGCCCGCGCTGTACGAGGAACTCCGCAGGAACCACGGCCCGGTGGCCCCCGTCACCGTCGCGCCGGGCATCGAGGCCTGGCTCGTGCTCGGCCATCGCGAGCTGCTCCGGCTCACCCGCGACGAACAGGACTTCTCCCACGACCCGCGCCGCTGGAGCCTGCTGCGCGAGGGCCGGGTGCCGCGCGATTCGCCGATCCTGCCGTTCGTGGGCTGGCGGCCCGCGCTGCTGTTCGCCGACGGTCAGCAGCACCGCCGGATGAGGGCCGCCGTCTCCGACGCCCTGGCCGGGATCGACGGGCACGAACTGCGGCGAGGCGTACGGTCCGCCGCCGAGGAACTGATCGCGTCGTTCGCCGAGCGCCGCGAGGCCGACCTCGTACCCCACTACGCGCACCGGCTTCCGTTGCAGGTCATCACGGGACTCCTCGGACTGGACGCGCGGACCGGCAGCCGGCTCGTCCACGCGATCTCCGGCCTGGCCGCCGCGACGGCCGACTCCGGCAGGGCGAGCAGGCGGATCAACGCGATCCTCCTCGCCCTGATCGACCGGAAGCGGACCCGGCCCGGTGACGACATCACCTCGGCCCTGCTGCACCACCCGGCACGTCTCACCGACGAGGAGGTGCTGCACAACCTCGTGGTCATGTTCGTCGCCGGCCATCAGACCACCGTCAACTGGATCGCCACGACCCTGCGCGTCCTGCTCTGCGACCCGGCGCTCCGCTCCTCGCTGACGGGCGGACACCTCAGCGTCGACGACGCACTCGACCTCGTGCTGTGGCGCTTCCCGCCGACGCAGAACTTCCCGGCCCGCTACGCCACCCGCGATCTCCGTTTCGGAGGCCAGTCCATCCGGGCCGGCGACATGCTGATCCTCGGGCTCGCCGCCGCCAACGCCGACCCGGCCGTGCTGCCCCCCGGCGGCCCCGTCACCGGCAACCGCTCCCATCTCGCGTTCGGCGCGGGACCGCACACGTGTCCGGCTCAGGACCCGGCCCGGCTGATCACCCGAACCGCCGTGGACACCGTCCGGCACCGGCTGCCCGACATGGAGCTGGCCGTGGACGAGTCGGAGCTCGCCTGGGTGTCGTCGCCCTGGAGCAAGGGGCTGGCCGCCCTCCCCGTCCGCTTCACCGATCCTCAGCTCCCCCGGACCCCACGACCGGGCGAGCCGGGCCGCACCGCCCGCCCAGGCCATCCGGCCGCCCCACAGACAGGAGAGGCCCGTTGA
- a CDS encoding cytochrome P450 family protein, whose translation MDPAGGCPHADNARLLARGAVAPVVLPGDVAGMAVLGHDALREFLAHPDVAKGAEHFADLREGRIADGWPLKTFATVRGMTTADGDDHRRLRSLVSKAFTARRVAELRPRVETVTEELLDGLGRAAAEHGGVADLRRYFAMPLPMGVICGLLGVHAEHQQRLHHLSNQVVATDIGPEEAMAANRELVDVLGAVAAARAEDPGDDLTSALIAAREEDGDRLSGHELIGTLLLMIVAGHETTLNLITNAVRALCAHRDQLELVRSGGAAWADVVEETLRWDSPVSYFPFRYPTRDLTLDGTVIPKGTPVLAGYSAAGRDPAVHGPDAGRFDVTRASVSRHLSLGHGPHYCLGAPLARMEAAIALERLFTRFPGLDLAVPEPELARHASFVGNSVLELPVRPLA comes from the coding sequence ATGGACCCGGCCGGTGGCTGCCCGCACGCGGACAACGCCCGGCTGCTGGCGCGGGGGGCGGTGGCTCCCGTCGTCCTCCCCGGCGACGTGGCGGGCATGGCCGTCCTGGGCCACGACGCGCTCAGGGAGTTCCTGGCCCACCCCGATGTCGCCAAGGGCGCCGAGCACTTCGCCGACCTGCGGGAGGGCCGGATCGCCGACGGCTGGCCGCTGAAGACCTTCGCCACGGTACGAGGGATGACCACGGCCGACGGGGACGACCACCGCAGGCTCAGGTCGCTGGTGAGCAAGGCGTTCACCGCACGGCGGGTCGCGGAGCTGCGCCCCCGTGTCGAGACGGTCACGGAGGAGCTGCTGGACGGCCTCGGCCGGGCCGCTGCGGAGCACGGCGGCGTCGCCGATCTGCGCCGGTACTTCGCCATGCCGTTGCCCATGGGGGTGATCTGCGGACTCCTGGGTGTGCACGCCGAGCACCAGCAACGGCTGCACCACCTCTCGAACCAGGTAGTCGCCACCGACATCGGCCCCGAGGAGGCGATGGCCGCCAACCGGGAGCTGGTCGACGTGCTCGGCGCCGTGGCCGCCGCGCGGGCGGAGGATCCGGGCGACGATCTCACCAGCGCGCTGATCGCCGCCCGTGAGGAGGACGGCGACCGGCTCAGCGGGCACGAACTCATCGGCACCCTGCTGCTGATGATCGTCGCGGGCCACGAGACGACACTGAACCTGATCACCAACGCGGTCCGTGCGCTGTGCGCACACCGGGACCAGCTGGAGCTGGTCCGCTCGGGCGGCGCGGCCTGGGCGGACGTCGTCGAGGAGACCCTGCGCTGGGACAGCCCCGTGAGCTACTTCCCGTTCCGCTACCCGACACGGGACCTCACCCTGGACGGTACGGTCATCCCGAAGGGCACCCCGGTCCTCGCCGGATACTCCGCCGCCGGACGGGACCCGGCCGTGCACGGGCCGGACGCGGGCCGCTTCGACGTCACCCGGGCGTCCGTGTCACGCCACCTCTCCCTCGGCCACGGACCGCACTACTGCCTCGGGGCACCGCTCGCCCGTATGGAGGCCGCCATCGCCCTGGAGCGGCTGTTCACCCGGTTCCCCGGGCTGGACCTGGCCGTACCGGAGCCGGAACTGGCACGGCACGCCAGTTTCGTGGGGAACAGCGTCCTGGAGCTTCCGGTCCGGCCCCTGGCTTGA
- a CDS encoding SRPBCC family protein encodes MAGRFEGTVVIDRPVDEVFAFLADGENDRKFSPRVQEMTRVTDGPTGVGTVYRSKVKDAGMTTSREFRISEFEPPRRIRWTEVSKNLVTAPEGGYDLEAVDTGRTRLTVFNTLEGHGLGKLLVGLALSAARKDADDFARRIKAAVEAS; translated from the coding sequence ATGGCCGGACGGTTCGAGGGGACGGTCGTGATCGACCGCCCGGTCGACGAGGTGTTCGCCTTCCTCGCGGACGGCGAGAACGACCGGAAGTTCAGCCCACGGGTGCAGGAGATGACCAGGGTCACCGACGGCCCGACGGGCGTGGGCACGGTCTACCGCAGCAAGGTGAAGGACGCGGGGATGACCACCTCGCGCGAGTTCCGGATCAGCGAGTTCGAGCCGCCGCGCCGGATCCGCTGGACGGAGGTCTCGAAGAACCTGGTGACGGCCCCCGAGGGCGGCTACGACCTGGAGGCCGTCGACACCGGGCGGACCAGGCTCACGGTGTTCAACACCCTCGAGGGCCACGGCCTCGGCAAACTGCTCGTCGGACTCGCGCTGAGTGCGGCGCGCAAGGACGCGGACGACTTCGCACGGCGCATCAAGGCGGCGGTCGAGGCGTCCTGA
- a CDS encoding PHP domain-containing protein, producing the protein MDPVEALDRIAFLLERSGAPTYRVRAFRTASAAVTALGEGEVTGRAAAGSLESVRGLGPKTAQVVREALAGQVPAYLRRLEEDTGAQPDENAPGARLRAALRGDCHLHSDWSDGGSPIEAMGRAAAAIGHEWAVLTDHSPRLTVARGLSPDRLREQLDAVAELNGTWQPFRLLTGIECDILPDGSLDQEPELLDRLDVVVASVHSGLRMEAGPMTRRMVAAVTSPLVDVLGHCTGRLLTGRDGGRGRPESEFDADEVFAACAESGTAVEINCRPDRLDPPRRLLRRAAEAGVLFTIDTDAHAPGQLDWQINGCARAEECGVPESRVVNARGADEVLRWTRTGELPGAD; encoded by the coding sequence ATGGACCCGGTGGAGGCACTGGACCGGATCGCTTTCCTGCTGGAGCGGTCCGGCGCCCCCACGTACCGGGTGCGTGCCTTCCGGACGGCGTCGGCGGCGGTCACGGCCCTGGGCGAGGGCGAGGTCACCGGACGGGCCGCGGCCGGCTCGCTGGAGTCGGTACGGGGCCTGGGGCCCAAGACCGCCCAGGTCGTCCGGGAAGCCCTGGCCGGACAGGTGCCGGCGTATCTGCGACGGCTGGAGGAGGACACGGGCGCGCAGCCCGACGAGAACGCCCCGGGAGCGCGGCTGCGCGCGGCGCTCCGCGGGGACTGCCATCTCCACTCGGACTGGTCCGACGGGGGCAGCCCCATCGAGGCGATGGGGCGCGCGGCGGCCGCCATCGGCCACGAATGGGCCGTGCTCACCGACCACTCCCCCAGGCTCACGGTGGCGCGCGGGCTCAGCCCGGACCGGCTGCGCGAGCAACTGGACGCGGTCGCCGAACTCAACGGCACCTGGCAGCCGTTCCGGCTGCTCACCGGCATCGAGTGCGACATCCTGCCGGACGGCTCGCTCGACCAGGAGCCGGAGCTGCTCGACCGGCTGGACGTGGTGGTCGCGTCCGTGCACTCCGGACTCCGCATGGAGGCAGGGCCGATGACCCGGCGGATGGTCGCCGCGGTGACCAGTCCGCTCGTCGACGTCCTCGGGCACTGCACCGGACGACTGCTGACGGGGCGTGACGGAGGGCGCGGACGGCCGGAGTCGGAGTTCGACGCGGACGAGGTGTTCGCCGCGTGCGCCGAGTCCGGCACGGCGGTGGAGATCAACTGCCGCCCGGACCGGCTGGATCCACCGCGCCGGCTGCTGCGGCGCGCCGCTGAAGCGGGCGTGCTCTTCACGATCGACACCGACGCCCATGCTCCGGGCCAGCTCGACTGGCAGATCAACGGCTGTGCCCGGGCCGAGGAGTGCGGGGTGCCGGAGTCGCGCGTGGTCAACGCCCGAGGCGCGGACGAGGTGCTGCGCTGGACGCGGACCGGGGAACTTCCGGGCGCGGACTGA
- a CDS encoding glycoside hydrolase family 75 protein, producing MSPCFKAVAACGAALLVAAVLPATATARHTYEGSVTARELLAKVRSCTQISDGLFRTDADQEESIPVCGTSSVVFWKADLDIDCDGLSSPECNPDTDEYWQPETAYWDSEGYPLDSADLPFIVVPAVSPLWDYNYSRIRGGTVAAVIHRDRLVYAVVGDAGPTDLIGEASHATARALGIDPDPATGGVNSGVTYILFRDSKVAPIESHRAAVTLGDRLARKFVGRS from the coding sequence GTGTCCCCTTGCTTCAAGGCCGTCGCCGCGTGCGGCGCGGCACTGCTCGTCGCGGCCGTCCTGCCCGCCACCGCCACCGCCCGTCACACCTACGAGGGCTCCGTGACCGCCCGCGAACTCCTGGCCAAGGTCAGGAGTTGCACACAGATATCCGACGGACTGTTCCGGACCGACGCCGACCAGGAGGAGTCCATACCGGTGTGCGGCACCAGTTCGGTGGTCTTCTGGAAGGCGGACCTCGACATCGACTGCGACGGGCTGAGCAGCCCGGAGTGCAACCCCGACACCGACGAGTACTGGCAGCCCGAGACCGCCTACTGGGACTCGGAAGGGTACCCACTGGACTCGGCCGACCTTCCGTTCATCGTCGTACCGGCGGTGAGTCCGCTGTGGGACTACAACTACTCGCGCATCCGCGGGGGTACCGTCGCCGCCGTCATCCACCGCGACCGGCTGGTGTACGCGGTCGTCGGCGACGCCGGACCCACCGACCTCATCGGCGAGGCGTCGCACGCCACCGCCCGGGCGCTGGGCATAGACCCCGATCCGGCCACCGGAGGCGTCAACTCCGGCGTGACGTACATCCTGTTCCGGGATTCCAAGGTCGCTCCCATCGAGTCCCACCGTGCCGCGGTGACGCTGGGCGACAGACTCGCGCGGAAGTTCGTCGGTCGCTCGTGA